Proteins encoded in a region of the Dreissena polymorpha isolate Duluth1 chromosome 6, UMN_Dpol_1.0, whole genome shotgun sequence genome:
- the LOC127835505 gene encoding LOW QUALITY PROTEIN: ryncolin-2-like (The sequence of the model RefSeq protein was modified relative to this genomic sequence to represent the inferred CDS: substituted 1 base at 1 genomic stop codon): MDFTDCSDLLRHGFTANGVYTIYPSTLWRPLQVYCDQTTAGGGWTVIQRRQDGSENFTRPWIDXAYGFGTLSDEFWLGNEFIHRLTSTVPNELRIELQDFENDYRQAQYGRFVVGPESDLYRSTIAFFKGNVTDSLISEHNNKQFSTVDNGPSQTCAKQYKGGFWYGTCHNVNINGLYLKGKHETYADGVIWKDFKGYHYSLKFTEMKIRPH, from the coding sequence ATGGACTTCACAGATTGTTCCGACTTGCTCCGACACGGATTTACTGCTAATGGTGTTTACACCATCTACCCATCGACTCTCTGGCGACCACTTCAAGTCTACTGCGATCAAACGACGGCTGGGGGTGGCTGGACTGTGATTCAACGGAGACAAGACGGTTCAGAAAACTTCACCAGGCCCTGGATCGATTAAGCCTATGGATTCGGGACCCTGAGCGATGAATTCTGGCTGGGTAATGAGTTCATACATCGACTTACGTCAACAGTACCCAATGAGCTGAGAATAGAGTTGCAGGATTTTGAAAACGACTATCGCCAGGCTCAGTACGGACGCTTCGTTGTGGGGCCAGAATCCGATCTGTATAGATCAACGATTGCATTCTTCAAAGGGAACGTAACAGATTCTTTGATTTCTGAGCACAACAACAAGCAGTTTTCCACTGTCGATAACGGTCCATCACAAACCTGTGCAAAGCAGTACAAAGGCGGTTTCTGGTACGGCACGTGTCATAATGTGAACATTAACGGGTTATATCTTAAAGGCAAACACGAAACATACGCTGACGGTGTTATCTGGAAGGATTTTAAGGGATATCATTACTCTCTCAAATTCACCGAGATGAAAATCAGACCTCATTAA